The Streptococcus pluranimalium genome contains a region encoding:
- a CDS encoding MarR family winged helix-turn-helix transcriptional regulator, giving the protein MSRLDSNTALKAMVVFRKAERTLDALGASVFNKHQITPTQFSVLDVLYTKGEMNIGKLIDSILATSGNMTVVLKNMARNGWIYRRRDDKDKRAYVIGLTDDGRRLIEQVLPEHIARVEESFSVLTEAEQLQLIDLLKKFKNL; this is encoded by the coding sequence ATGAGTAGACTGGACAGTAATACTGCTCTAAAAGCTATGGTTGTGTTTCGAAAGGCGGAGAGAACTTTGGATGCCTTGGGGGCAAGTGTATTTAATAAGCATCAGATTACGCCAACACAGTTCAGTGTTTTAGATGTCTTATATACTAAAGGCGAGATGAATATCGGTAAACTGATTGACTCAATCCTAGCCACATCGGGAAATATGACTGTTGTTTTGAAAAATATGGCGCGTAATGGATGGATATATCGCCGTCGTGATGATAAAGATAAACGCGCTTACGTCATTGGTTTAACAGATGACGGTCGCCGATTGATTGAGCAAGTTTTACCGGAGCACATCGCACGGGTTGAAGAATCATTTTCTGTTCTAACGGAAGCAGAACAGCTACAGTTGATAGACCTTTTGAAGAAATTTAAAAATTTGTAA
- a CDS encoding NADPH-dependent FMN reductase: MTIITKLKSLFKGEKEMKNILFVVGSLRQGSFNHQMAELAEKALEGKANVTYLDYSDVPVFSQDLEAVVPVSVAQAREAVQAADAIWFFSPVYNFAMPGTVKNLLDWLSRSLDPTNPAAESAIHDKVTTVSLVANGGHEQAGDQYRSLLPFIRTNLVDQFTTSKVNDSAWADGKFVATEEVSADLNKQVEALLAAINE; encoded by the coding sequence ATGACTATCATTACTAAATTGAAATCACTTTTCAAAGGGGAAAAAGAAATGAAAAACATTTTATTCGTTGTTGGTTCACTACGTCAAGGGTCATTCAACCACCAAATGGCAGAATTAGCTGAGAAAGCACTTGAAGGTAAAGCAAATGTGACTTACCTTGATTACTCAGATGTTCCTGTTTTCTCACAAGATTTAGAAGCAGTAGTACCGGTATCAGTTGCTCAAGCACGTGAAGCTGTTCAAGCAGCAGATGCTATCTGGTTCTTCTCACCTGTTTACAACTTTGCTATGCCTGGTACAGTGAAAAACCTTCTGGACTGGTTGTCACGTTCACTTGATCCAACTAACCCAGCAGCAGAATCAGCTATTCACGATAAAGTAACAACAGTATCACTTGTTGCTAACGGTGGACATGAGCAAGCTGGTGACCAATACCGTTCACTTCTTCCATTTATCCGCACAAATCTTGTTGACCAATTTACAACATCAAAAGTTAACGATTCAGCATGGGCTGACGGTAAATTCGTTGCCACTGAAGAAGTTTCAGCAGACTTGAATAAACAAGTTGAAGCCCTTCTTGCAGCTATTAACGAATAA
- a CDS encoding PolC-type DNA polymerase III — MSDLFEKLMEQIEMPLEHRRSRAFSSADIIEVKVHSLSRRWDFHFAFEHILPIELYRELEMRLVSTFKNADIKASFDIKVEDPEFDQELLQAYYCEAFEHTLCASAGFKATFSKLQVSYDGQNVIITGPAYADNEHFKKNHIPKLAQQMAMFGFGDLTFEVASDQAMTEDLKSSFESNREALLEQAAQENLEAQKALEAAGPPPEEPKAAPAFDYKERAAKRQAGFEKAEITPMIDIQTEENRIVFEGMVFDVEKKTTRTGRHIINFKMTDYTSSFAMQKWAKDDDDLKKYDMIAKGAWLRVQGNIENNQFTKSLTMNVQQVKEIAHTPRKDLMPDGQKRVEFHAHTNMSTMDALPTVESLIDKAAEWGHPAVAITDHANVQSFPHGYHRARKLGIKAIFGMEANIVEDSVPITYNEVSMPLKEATYVVFDVETTGLSAVNNDLIQIAASKMHKGNIIEQFDEFIDPGHPLSAFTTELTGITDQHVQGSKPLKQVLEEFQTFCQDTVLVAHNATFDVGFMNANYERHGLPLITQSVIDTLEFARNLYPEYKRHGLGPLTKRFQVALEHHHMANYDAEATGRLLFIFINDVLDRHGITDMADLNTKLVAEDSYKKARVKHATIYVQNQTGLKNIFKLVSLSNVKYFEGVARIPRTVLNAHREGLLLGSACSEGEVFDAVLTKGVEAAVEAAKYYDFIEIMPPALYAPLLAQGTIKDETGIQEAIQDLIEVGRRLDKPVLATGNVHYIEPEEEIYREIIVRSLGQGAMINRTIGRGEGAMPAPLPKAHFRTTNEMLDEFAFLGKELAYEVVVTNTQAFAERFDNIEVVKGDLYTPYIDKAEETVAELTYEKAFEIYGNPLPDIIDLRIEKELSSILGNGFAVIYLASQMLVNRSNERGYLVGSRGSVGSSFVATMIGITEVNPMPPHYVCPNCQHSEFITDGSYGSGYDLPNKDCPECGTLYKKDGQDIPFETFLGFDGDKVPDIDLNFSGDDQPSAHLDVRDIFGEEYAFRAGTVGTVADKTAYGFVKGYERDYGKFYRDAEVDRLAKGAAGVKRTTGQHPGGIVVIPNYMDVYDFTPVQYPADDTSAEWQTTHFNFHDIDENILKLDILGHDDPTMIRKLQDLSGINPSEILPDDPGVMALFSGTEILGVTEEQIGTPTGMLGIPEFGTNFVRGMVNETRPTTFAELLQLSGLSHGTDVWLGNAQDLIKQGIADLSTVIGCRDDIMVYLMHRGLEPKMAFTIMERVRKGLWLKIPEDERNGYIQAMRENNVPDWYIESCGKIKYMFPKAHAAAYVLMALRVAYFKVHHPLYYYCAYFSIRAKAFELRTMSGGLTAVKARMKDITEKRQRNEATNVENDLFTTLELVNEMLERGYQFGKLDLYRSDALEFIIDGDTLIPPFVALEGLGENVAKQVVRARQDGEFLSKTELRKRGGLSSTLVEKMSDMGILGNLPEDNQLSLFDDFFA, encoded by the coding sequence ATGTCAGACTTGTTTGAAAAACTCATGGAACAGATTGAAATGCCGCTTGAACATCGTCGTTCAAGGGCCTTTTCGTCTGCAGATATTATCGAGGTTAAGGTGCATTCTCTCAGTCGTCGCTGGGATTTTCATTTTGCCTTTGAGCACATTCTTCCCATCGAGCTTTACCGTGAGCTTGAAATGCGTCTAGTGTCAACCTTCAAAAATGCTGACATTAAGGCATCTTTTGATATCAAGGTTGAAGATCCTGAGTTTGACCAAGAACTCTTGCAGGCTTATTACTGTGAAGCTTTTGAACATACTCTTTGTGCCAGTGCTGGGTTCAAGGCTACTTTCTCTAAACTACAAGTGTCTTATGATGGTCAAAACGTCATTATCACAGGGCCAGCATACGCTGATAATGAGCATTTCAAAAAGAATCATATTCCTAAATTAGCGCAGCAAATGGCTATGTTTGGTTTTGGAGATTTGACCTTTGAAGTTGCTTCTGATCAAGCCATGACAGAAGATTTGAAGTCGTCATTTGAAAGTAATCGTGAAGCCCTCTTAGAACAAGCTGCGCAGGAAAACCTGGAGGCACAGAAAGCCTTAGAAGCGGCGGGTCCTCCACCAGAAGAACCTAAAGCAGCTCCAGCCTTTGACTATAAAGAAAGAGCAGCTAAACGCCAAGCGGGATTTGAAAAAGCAGAAATCACCCCAATGATTGATATCCAAACAGAGGAAAATCGTATCGTCTTTGAGGGAATGGTCTTTGATGTTGAGAAGAAGACGACACGCACAGGTCGTCATATTATCAACTTCAAGATGACAGACTATACCTCCAGCTTTGCCATGCAAAAATGGGCTAAAGATGACGATGACCTCAAAAAATACGACATGATTGCTAAAGGCGCTTGGCTTCGTGTGCAAGGTAATATCGAAAATAACCAGTTTACTAAGAGCTTGACCATGAACGTTCAGCAGGTTAAGGAAATTGCTCATACGCCACGCAAGGACCTCATGCCAGACGGTCAAAAACGGGTGGAATTTCATGCTCACACGAATATGTCAACCATGGACGCCCTACCAACCGTGGAATCTCTGATTGATAAGGCGGCAGAGTGGGGGCATCCTGCGGTTGCCATTACAGACCATGCTAATGTACAGAGTTTCCCGCACGGTTATCATCGTGCCCGTAAATTGGGGATAAAGGCTATTTTTGGGATGGAAGCCAACATTGTTGAAGACAGTGTGCCGATCACCTATAATGAAGTTTCCATGCCTCTCAAAGAAGCGACCTATGTCGTTTTTGATGTGGAGACGACAGGACTATCAGCTGTTAATAATGACCTGATTCAGATTGCGGCGTCCAAGATGCATAAGGGTAATATCATCGAACAATTCGATGAATTCATTGACCCAGGTCACCCACTATCAGCCTTTACAACGGAGTTGACAGGGATTACCGATCAGCACGTACAAGGGTCTAAGCCACTAAAACAAGTTTTGGAAGAATTTCAAACCTTTTGTCAAGATACTGTCCTCGTTGCCCACAACGCTACTTTTGACGTTGGCTTTATGAATGCCAATTATGAGCGTCATGGCTTACCACTCATTACCCAATCTGTCATTGACACCTTGGAATTCGCTCGTAATCTCTACCCAGAATACAAACGTCATGGTTTAGGACCTTTGACAAAACGTTTCCAAGTTGCGCTTGAGCATCACCACATGGCTAACTACGATGCTGAGGCAACAGGACGCCTACTCTTTATCTTTATCAATGATGTCTTGGACCGTCATGGCATTACCGATATGGCAGACCTTAATACCAAGCTGGTTGCGGAAGATTCTTATAAGAAGGCTAGGGTCAAACATGCGACTATCTATGTGCAAAACCAGACTGGCCTTAAAAACATCTTCAAGCTAGTCTCCCTCTCAAATGTCAAATACTTTGAAGGGGTTGCTCGTATTCCAAGGACAGTGCTCAATGCTCATCGCGAAGGGCTCTTACTAGGTTCAGCCTGCTCAGAAGGGGAAGTCTTTGATGCTGTCTTAACCAAGGGAGTTGAAGCAGCCGTTGAAGCAGCTAAGTATTATGACTTTATTGAAATCATGCCACCTGCTCTCTATGCACCGCTTTTAGCACAAGGTACAATCAAAGATGAGACGGGAATCCAAGAAGCTATTCAAGATTTGATTGAAGTCGGTCGTCGTTTAGATAAGCCAGTTCTAGCGACCGGAAATGTGCATTATATCGAACCTGAAGAGGAGATTTATCGAGAAATCATCGTCCGCAGTCTAGGACAAGGGGCTATGATTAACCGTACCATTGGACGTGGTGAGGGTGCCATGCCAGCGCCGCTTCCTAAAGCTCACTTCAGAACCACCAACGAGATGTTGGATGAGTTTGCCTTTCTGGGGAAAGAGTTGGCTTATGAGGTTGTCGTCACAAACACGCAAGCTTTTGCCGAACGCTTTGACAACATTGAAGTCGTTAAGGGAGATCTTTACACCCCTTACATCGATAAGGCTGAGGAAACTGTCGCTGAATTAACCTATGAGAAGGCTTTTGAGATTTATGGCAATCCTCTACCTGATATTATCGATCTGCGTATCGAAAAAGAGCTGTCGTCTATCTTGGGTAATGGCTTTGCCGTGATTTATTTGGCTTCGCAGATGCTGGTTAATCGCTCTAACGAACGAGGGTATTTGGTAGGTTCTCGTGGTTCCGTTGGTTCTTCCTTTGTTGCGACCATGATTGGGATTACTGAGGTTAACCCCATGCCACCGCATTATGTCTGCCCAAACTGCCAACACAGTGAATTTATTACAGATGGTTCCTATGGTTCAGGCTACGATTTGCCAAATAAAGATTGTCCTGAATGTGGCACGCTATACAAAAAAGATGGTCAAGATATTCCCTTTGAAACCTTCCTTGGATTTGATGGAGACAAGGTTCCCGATATTGACTTGAACTTCTCAGGTGATGACCAACCGTCAGCCCACTTGGACGTTCGTGATATCTTTGGTGAAGAGTATGCCTTTCGTGCGGGGACTGTTGGTACTGTTGCGGATAAGACAGCCTACGGTTTCGTTAAAGGCTATGAGCGTGATTATGGGAAGTTTTACCGTGATGCCGAAGTGGATCGCCTTGCCAAAGGAGCGGCAGGGGTGAAACGGACCACCGGTCAGCACCCGGGTGGTATCGTTGTTATTCCAAACTACATGGACGTCTATGACTTCACACCTGTCCAGTATCCAGCAGATGATACGTCTGCAGAATGGCAAACCACCCACTTTAACTTCCACGATATCGATGAAAATATCCTAAAACTCGATATCCTTGGGCATGATGATCCGACTATGATTCGTAAGTTGCAGGATTTATCGGGAATTAATCCTTCGGAAATCCTACCCGATGATCCTGGGGTAATGGCTCTCTTTTCTGGGACCGAAATCCTTGGGGTGACTGAGGAGCAGATTGGTACCCCTACGGGGATGCTCGGGATTCCAGAGTTTGGAACCAACTTCGTTCGAGGCATGGTCAATGAAACACGTCCAACAACCTTTGCGGAATTGCTTCAGCTGTCAGGATTGTCCCACGGAACAGATGTCTGGCTCGGAAATGCGCAGGACTTGATTAAGCAAGGTATCGCTGACCTATCGACCGTTATCGGTTGTCGGGATGACATCATGGTTTACCTCATGCACCGTGGTCTTGAGCCTAAGATGGCCTTTACCATTATGGAGCGTGTGCGTAAGGGGCTTTGGTTGAAAATTCCTGAAGACGAGCGCAATGGCTATATTCAAGCTATGCGTGAGAACAATGTGCCAGACTGGTATATCGAGTCTTGTGGAAAAATCAAGTACATGTTCCCTAAAGCCCATGCGGCAGCCTATGTGTTGATGGCCCTTCGTGTAGCCTACTTTAAAGTTCATCATCCTCTATATTACTACTGTGCTTATTTCTCCATTCGGGCAAAAGCCTTTGAGCTTAGAACCATGAGTGGTGGTTTAACAGCTGTCAAAGCCCGTATGAAAGATATTACAGAGAAGAGGCAGCGTAATGAAGCAACGAATGTAGAAAATGACCTTTTTACAACACTTGAGTTAGTTAATGAGATGTTGGAACGTGGTTATCAGTTTGGTAAATTAGACCTCTATCGTAGTGATGCTCTTGAGTTTATCATTGATGGTGATACCTTAATTCCGCCATTTGTAGCTCTCGAGGGTCTGGGAGAGAACGTTGCCAAGCAAGTGGTTCGTGCTCGTCAGGATGGAGAATTCCTTTCAAAGACAGAGTTGCGCAAACGTGGCGGCCTGTCATCTACTTTAGTTGAAAAAATGTCCGATATGGGTATTCTTGGCAACCTTCCAGAAGATAATCAGTTGAGTCTTTTTGATGATTTTTTTGCTTAA
- a CDS encoding CHY zinc finger protein → MLFKGISIDENSRCRHYHSAQDIVALKCADCQSYYACYKCHDALESHPFKAMSVDEPYPVMCGVCQTYLTFSAYKRGSCPQCGSGFNPNCQLHDHIYFSKEFHHEQN, encoded by the coding sequence ATGTTATTTAAAGGAATCAGCATAGATGAGAACAGTCGCTGTCGGCACTATCATTCTGCACAGGATATCGTTGCTTTGAAGTGTGCTGACTGCCAGTCTTACTATGCTTGTTACAAGTGCCACGATGCTCTGGAAAGCCATCCTTTTAAGGCTATGTCGGTTGATGAACCTTATCCTGTCATGTGTGGTGTTTGTCAGACCTATCTGACCTTTTCAGCTTACAAACGAGGGTCTTGCCCGCAGTGCGGCTCTGGCTTTAATCCCAACTGTCAGCTTCATGACCATATCTATTTTTCAAAGGAGTTTCACCATGAACAGAACTAA
- a CDS encoding phosphoribulokinase — translation MPRLQFIERFSRYLLSQKQSTIRIVGHGASGKSSLAKELAGMLGEQVNSLETDPYISSTEHRNLVVPKAFPDQKVTASIPIIHELKSLERDILALQQGVSILTIDEPWSPSKILHGDKPILIVEGMSGAFLPSSLFDVTIACYIDSQTELQRRLSRDTKVRQRNSEFVKKTHAIRRQQYHHYLEPIIKNAHILIDQSANDFKVTYQSSYLKDLK, via the coding sequence ATGCCACGATTACAATTTATTGAGAGATTTTCACGTTATTTGCTTAGTCAAAAACAATCAACAATTAGGATTGTTGGTCACGGTGCTTCCGGGAAATCTAGTCTAGCCAAAGAGTTGGCGGGTATGTTAGGAGAGCAAGTCAATTCACTAGAGACAGATCCCTATATTAGTTCCACGGAACATAGAAACCTAGTTGTTCCAAAGGCGTTTCCTGATCAAAAGGTAACAGCAAGTATACCAATCATACATGAGCTAAAAAGTTTAGAAAGAGATATCCTAGCACTACAGCAAGGAGTATCTATATTGACGATTGACGAGCCGTGGTCGCCATCGAAAATACTACATGGAGACAAACCGATTCTTATTGTTGAGGGGATGAGTGGTGCCTTTTTACCATCATCTTTATTTGATGTGACAATCGCTTGCTATATAGATAGTCAGACAGAACTTCAGCGGCGTTTAAGCAGAGATACTAAAGTACGTCAACGTAATTCGGAGTTTGTCAAGAAGACACATGCGATTCGACGTCAGCAATACCATCATTATTTAGAACCAATCATAAAAAATGCCCATATCTTAATTGATCAGTCCGCCAATGATTTTAAGGTAACCTACCAATCCTCTTATTTGAAGGATTTGAAATAA
- a CDS encoding Cna B-type domain-containing protein produces the protein MKRKILNILSILTLLVSSLTGLANVKVSAQEITGYGITANLVHVQKDGTVITLDNTNKQLDSGLLKYNAAFDFTNVRDIDEGDTLTLQLPAELKLAGAISFPVTNAAGSVVGHAVGNSNTNNSVIVTFTDFFSKVNEQRTMELTFDVRATDDSAQTVETTIPGTATPVSYNTGVSVIPGVSYKYSYRSADDPKKIHWVAIVNASQEPIRHLVIEDTLSEGQYFTDEDKANVRVLRKVVVADDPIDSEREISERLTVDNHRRDVVFSETGFTYTAPDEYIQTLDGKDYGHPYYILYTTHIKDEAYATGNVLNNTITVKGSNGYNNPYTARYVVDSGTGRASAVKSDKVILETQKLVEGAGASLKADQFEFALYAADDLANPLQVKKNAADGKVTFDALTLKSEGQFNYVIKEVIPAEADRVEGYTYDEGQVDVLVDVTKDADNVYRGSAAYGEKTTFTNTYQALTDVSGTKTWKGDDAAKRPESVTVQLLADGVALAGQTTDTDAEGNYSFENLPKYNADGSEINYTVEELYVPFGYEVSYDETHRNITNTYKPSLVSVEGTKTWDDNDDQDGKRPESITVNLLADGKEVAEKTVTAEDDWKYSFTDLNEFKDELDVNGQPVAINYTVTEDTVEGYTTEINGYDITNTYAPGKTSVTVSKVWDDANNQDGKRPATISLQLTADGKASGEVVTLSEDNNWTYTWSDLDQKANKQDIVYAVEEAEVEGYKSKVSAIKDGQIVVTNTYNPETTAVEVSKTWDDAENQDGKRPASLEVALVKDGQITDQKLVLTAANNWSASFNNLPKFANGVEIAYSVAEVTVPEGYTASEPVLTEEGSWSLTNTYSPEVTNITGQKTWDDADNQDGKRPESITVNLLADGQEVAEQLVDAASGWTYAFENLPKFKDGQEIVYTITEDAVANYAVTQDGYNLTNSYTPGKTSVTVSKVWDDENDQDGLRPDSIEVQLYANGEKSGDAVVLSKDNNWTYIWNELDLKADKKEIVYSVSEISDVKGYQKTVSSVENGQVVIINHHIPTKPEGPGQTPPTSPSSTEDKKSSDKAPKLVKDIKKAIGKVLPSTGENSSILGFIGVGILALLAYYIIKRRKA, from the coding sequence ATGAAACGAAAAATTTTAAACATTTTATCGATACTGACTTTATTAGTCAGTTCTTTAACAGGTCTCGCAAATGTTAAAGTTAGTGCTCAAGAAATCACTGGCTATGGCATTACAGCGAACTTAGTGCATGTTCAGAAAGATGGAACAGTCATCACACTGGATAATACGAATAAGCAGCTTGACAGTGGCTTATTAAAATACAATGCAGCATTTGATTTTACTAATGTGAGGGATATTGACGAGGGAGATACCCTAACATTACAATTACCAGCTGAGCTTAAGCTAGCTGGGGCTATTAGCTTCCCAGTGACAAATGCGGCTGGTTCAGTTGTCGGTCATGCTGTGGGAAACAGTAACACTAATAACTCGGTTATTGTGACGTTTACGGATTTCTTCTCGAAAGTAAACGAACAAAGAACCATGGAATTGACATTTGATGTTCGCGCAACCGATGATAGCGCTCAAACCGTTGAGACAACTATTCCAGGAACAGCGACGCCAGTTAGCTACAATACAGGTGTTAGTGTTATTCCTGGAGTAAGTTACAAATACTCTTACCGTAGTGCAGATGATCCCAAAAAAATTCATTGGGTAGCTATTGTTAATGCTTCTCAAGAGCCTATCCGTCATTTGGTCATTGAAGATACTCTTAGTGAAGGGCAATACTTCACAGATGAAGATAAGGCCAATGTCCGTGTTCTTCGTAAGGTTGTCGTAGCAGATGATCCGATTGACTCTGAGCGTGAAATTAGTGAGCGCCTTACAGTAGATAATCATCGCAGAGATGTGGTTTTCTCTGAGACTGGCTTTACCTATACAGCACCTGACGAATACATCCAGACCCTTGATGGCAAAGACTATGGTCATCCATACTACATCCTTTATACTACCCATATTAAAGATGAAGCCTATGCCACTGGCAATGTTTTGAATAATACAATTACTGTTAAGGGATCAAATGGGTACAACAACCCTTATACAGCAAGATATGTTGTTGATTCAGGGACAGGGCGTGCTTCAGCAGTAAAATCAGATAAGGTAATTCTTGAGACTCAGAAATTAGTCGAAGGTGCCGGAGCTAGCCTAAAAGCAGATCAATTTGAATTTGCGCTTTACGCTGCTGATGATTTAGCGAATCCATTGCAGGTTAAGAAAAATGCTGCGGATGGTAAAGTAACCTTTGATGCCTTAACCTTGAAATCAGAGGGTCAATTTAACTATGTCATCAAAGAAGTTATTCCAGCTGAGGCAGATCGAGTTGAAGGCTATACCTACGATGAAGGTCAAGTTGATGTTCTAGTTGATGTCACTAAAGATGCTGATAATGTCTATAGAGGATCAGCAGCTTATGGAGAGAAGACAACTTTCACGAATACTTACCAAGCGCTTACTGATGTTTCAGGAACGAAGACTTGGAAGGGTGATGACGCAGCTAAACGTCCTGAAAGTGTCACTGTTCAATTGTTGGCTGACGGTGTTGCTTTAGCAGGTCAAACGACAGACACAGATGCTGAAGGTAACTATAGCTTTGAAAATCTACCAAAATACAATGCTGATGGCAGTGAAATCAACTATACAGTTGAAGAACTTTATGTTCCGTTTGGCTACGAAGTTTCTTATGATGAAACTCACCGTAATATCACAAATACCTACAAACCATCACTTGTTTCTGTAGAAGGAACAAAGACTTGGGATGATAATGATGATCAAGACGGCAAGCGTCCAGAGTCAATCACAGTTAATCTTTTAGCAGATGGTAAAGAGGTTGCAGAGAAAACTGTTACAGCTGAAGATGATTGGAAATATAGCTTTACAGACCTTAACGAGTTTAAAGATGAACTTGATGTCAACGGTCAACCAGTTGCTATCAATTACACAGTAACAGAGGATACTGTTGAAGGCTATACAACTGAGATTAATGGCTATGATATTACAAATACTTATGCGCCAGGAAAAACAAGTGTAACGGTTTCTAAAGTCTGGGATGATGCCAACAACCAAGATGGGAAACGCCCAGCTACTATCAGTCTTCAGTTAACAGCTGATGGTAAAGCTTCAGGAGAAGTTGTAACCTTGTCAGAAGATAATAACTGGACATACACATGGTCAGACCTAGATCAAAAAGCGAACAAACAAGATATTGTCTATGCAGTTGAAGAAGCTGAAGTTGAAGGCTATAAATCAAAAGTTTCAGCTATTAAGGATGGTCAAATTGTAGTAACAAATACTTATAATCCTGAAACAACTGCAGTTGAAGTTTCTAAAACTTGGGATGATGCTGAGAACCAAGACGGTAAACGTCCTGCTTCTCTTGAAGTGGCTCTTGTTAAAGATGGTCAAATCACAGATCAGAAACTTGTTTTGACAGCGGCTAACAATTGGTCAGCTTCATTTAACAATCTTCCAAAATTTGCAAATGGTGTTGAGATTGCTTACTCAGTAGCTGAAGTAACGGTTCCAGAAGGTTATACAGCTTCAGAACCAGTTCTAACAGAGGAAGGTAGTTGGTCCCTTACTAACACCTATTCACCAGAAGTTACGAATATCACTGGTCAGAAGACATGGGACGATGCTGATAATCAAGATGGTAAACGTCCAGAGTCAATCACAGTTAATCTTTTAGCAGATGGTCAAGAAGTTGCAGAGCAGCTTGTTGATGCAGCGAGTGGTTGGACATACGCCTTTGAAAACTTACCAAAATTCAAAGATGGACAAGAAATTGTCTACACTATTACAGAAGATGCTGTTGCTAACTATGCAGTCACTCAAGATGGCTATAACCTAACAAACTCATATACACCAGGAAAAACGAGTGTCACTGTTTCAAAAGTTTGGGATGATGAAAATGATCAAGACGGTCTTCGTCCAGATTCTATTGAAGTTCAATTATATGCGAATGGTGAAAAATCAGGCGATGCTGTAGTTTTATCAAAAGATAATAATTGGACTTATATTTGGAATGAGCTTGATTTAAAAGCTGATAAGAAAGAGATTGTTTATTCTGTTTCAGAGATCAGTGATGTGAAAGGCTACCAAAAGACGGTTTCTAGTGTTGAAAACGGACAAGTTGTCATTATTAATCACCATATCCCAACAAAACCAGAGGGACCAGGACAAACACCTCCAACATCACCTAGCTCAACTGAAGATAAGAAATCATCAGATAAAGCACCTAAACTTGTCAAAGACATTAAAAAAGCCATTGGAAAAGTCTTGCCAAGTACTGGTGAGAACTCAAGTATCTTAGGCTTTATTGGAGTGGGAATCTTAGCACTCCTCGCATACTACATCATTAAACGACGTAAAGCCTAA
- a CDS encoding biotin transporter BioY, producing MNRTKSLIQIALMSTLIVILGLMPPLPLGFIPVPIVLQNLGIMLAAILLGAKKGSLAILIFLILGLFLPVFTGGGTTLVVFAGPTAGYVVGWLLMPLALAGLRRLLLFSHPLISFALVWLSGVLLVDVIGAIYLAHYTNAPLLPSLLSNLVFIPGDSIKAAIATIIGTKYRKQLGLE from the coding sequence ATGAACAGAACTAAATCACTCATTCAAATCGCCTTAATGTCCACATTGATTGTTATTTTAGGGCTTATGCCCCCTCTGCCATTAGGTTTTATTCCTGTTCCAATTGTTCTTCAAAATTTAGGAATCATGCTGGCTGCCATTCTATTAGGTGCCAAAAAAGGAAGCTTGGCTATTCTTATTTTCCTCATTTTAGGTTTGTTTTTACCTGTGTTTACGGGTGGTGGCACGACCTTGGTAGTCTTTGCTGGGCCAACAGCAGGCTATGTTGTCGGTTGGTTACTAATGCCCCTCGCCCTTGCTGGTCTCCGTCGGTTACTGCTCTTTTCTCATCCCCTTATCAGTTTCGCCTTGGTGTGGTTGAGCGGAGTATTACTTGTTGATGTGATTGGAGCTATTTATTTGGCGCATTACACAAATGCTCCACTCCTCCCGTCACTCTTGTCAAATCTAGTCTTCATTCCAGGCGATAGTATCAAAGCAGCCATTGCGACAATTATTGGAACAAAGTATCGGAAACAGTTGGGACTAGAGTAA